One window of the Klebsiella sp. WP3-W18-ESBL-02 genome contains the following:
- the dusC gene encoding tRNA dihydrouridine(16) synthase DusC: MRVLLAPMEGVLDSLVRELLTEVNDYDLCITEFLRVVDQLLPVKSFYKLCPELHNASRTPSGTRVRIQLLGQYPAWLAENAARAVELGSWGVDLNCGCPSKTVNGSGGGATLLKDPELIYQGAKAMRAAVPAHLPVTVKVRLGWDSGARQFEIADAVQQAGATELAVHGRTKEDGYKAERINWQAIADIRQRLSIPVIANGEIWDYDSAQACMAVTGCDAVMIGRGALNVPNLSRVIKYNAPRLPWPQVVELLQKYTRLEKQGDTGLYHVARIKQWLGYLRKEYAEASELFTAVRALQESRLIARVINDWRG, translated from the coding sequence ATGCGTGTTTTACTGGCGCCGATGGAAGGCGTGCTCGACTCATTAGTGCGCGAGCTGCTGACTGAAGTGAATGATTACGATCTGTGCATCACCGAATTCCTGCGCGTGGTGGATCAGCTATTGCCGGTAAAATCGTTTTATAAGCTGTGCCCCGAGCTGCATAACGCCAGCCGTACTCCTTCCGGCACCCGCGTACGCATTCAGCTTTTAGGGCAATACCCTGCGTGGCTGGCGGAGAACGCCGCGCGCGCCGTGGAGCTGGGATCGTGGGGCGTGGATCTCAACTGTGGCTGCCCGTCGAAAACGGTTAACGGCAGCGGCGGCGGGGCGACGTTGCTCAAAGACCCGGAGCTTATCTACCAGGGGGCGAAGGCGATGCGCGCGGCGGTGCCTGCGCACCTGCCGGTGACGGTGAAAGTGCGCCTCGGCTGGGACAGCGGCGCCCGGCAGTTTGAAATTGCCGATGCGGTACAGCAGGCGGGGGCCACTGAACTGGCGGTGCACGGGCGCACCAAAGAAGACGGCTATAAGGCCGAGCGCATTAACTGGCAGGCGATCGCAGACATCCGTCAGCGTCTGTCGATTCCGGTGATTGCTAACGGCGAAATCTGGGATTATGACAGCGCGCAGGCGTGCATGGCCGTGACCGGCTGCGACGCGGTGATGATTGGCCGCGGTGCGCTAAACGTGCCGAATTTAAGCCGGGTCATCAAATATAACGCGCCGCGTCTACCGTGGCCGCAGGTGGTAGAACTGCTGCAAAAGTACACTCGCCTGGAAAAACAGGGCGACACCGGGCTGTATCACGTGGCGCGCATCAAACAGTGGTTGGGCTACCTGCGCAAAGAGTACGCCGAGGCCTCTGAGCTGTTTACCGCCGTGCGCGCGCTGCAAGAATCGCGGCTGATTGCTCGGGTTATCAACGATTGGCGCGGATAA
- the bglG gene encoding transcriptional antiterminator BglG, giving the protein MQIAKVLNNNVVVVLDEHRREQVVMGRGLAFQKRVGDSLDESKIEKIFALQSDELVGRLSELLSQIPLEVMTTCDRIIERARERLGKLQESVYITLTDHCHFAIERQKKGVALRNVLLWEIRRLYPKEFALGQEARALIAQRLGVSLAEDEAGFIALHLVTAQLNSEMPEVMHVTRVMQEILQLVKYQLHLEYNEESLSYQRFVTHLKFFAQRMLTRTVVEDDDAELHSAVKDNYPKAWKCAETVALHLQNGYQRALTTEEIMFLAIHIERVRKEGR; this is encoded by the coding sequence ATGCAGATCGCCAAAGTACTTAATAATAATGTGGTGGTGGTTCTGGATGAACACCGGCGTGAGCAGGTGGTGATGGGGCGAGGGCTGGCCTTTCAGAAACGCGTCGGCGATTCACTGGATGAGTCGAAAATCGAGAAAATTTTTGCCCTGCAGAGCGATGAGCTGGTGGGGCGTTTAAGTGAACTACTCAGTCAGATACCGCTTGAGGTGATGACCACCTGCGACCGGATTATCGAACGGGCGCGCGAACGGCTCGGCAAGCTGCAGGAAAGCGTGTATATCACGCTGACCGACCATTGCCACTTCGCCATTGAGCGGCAGAAAAAGGGCGTAGCCTTGCGTAACGTGCTGCTGTGGGAGATCCGACGGCTATACCCGAAAGAGTTTGCGCTCGGCCAGGAAGCGCGTGCGCTGATTGCGCAGCGCCTGGGCGTGTCGCTGGCGGAGGATGAAGCCGGTTTTATTGCCCTGCATCTGGTGACCGCGCAGCTTAATAGCGAAATGCCTGAGGTGATGCACGTCACCCGAGTGATGCAGGAGATTCTCCAGCTGGTGAAGTATCAGCTGCATCTTGAGTACAACGAAGAGTCATTAAGCTACCAGCGCTTTGTGACTCATCTTAAGTTTTTCGCCCAGCGAATGCTGACGCGCACGGTAGTAGAGGATGACGACGCGGAGCTGCATAGCGCGGTGAAAGACAATTATCCCAAGGCGTGGAAGTGCGCGGAAACGGTGGCGCTGCATTTGCAAAACGGCTATCAGCGTGCGCTGACGACGGAAGAGATTATGTTTCTCGCCATTCATATTGAACGGGTGAGAAAAGAGGGGCGTTAA
- a CDS encoding glycoside hydrolase family 1 protein, whose protein sequence is MKTFPQTFLWGGATAANQIEGAYLEEGKGLSTSDVQPHGVFGEVVERVEGDSALKDVAIDFYHRYPEDIALFAEMGFNCLRVSIAWTRIYPNGDDAQPNEAGLAFYDKLFDEMAKYNITPLVTLSHYEMPWALVKNYGGWGNRQVIGFFERYARTVFERYKGKVKLWLTFNEINMSLHAPMTGVGLPTGSSKGEVYQAIHHQLVASALAVKACHEIVLEGKIGNMLLGGLVYPLSCKPEDVFKTLQENRSWMFFGDVQCRGAYPGYMLRELRDSGITLAITDADREALRSTVDFISFSYYMTGCVTADEALNQKARGNILNMVPNPHLASSEWGWQIDPLGLRTLLNVLWDRYQKPLFIVENGLGAKDSVDADGSIHDDYRISYLNDHLVQAREAIEDGVELMGFTSWGPIDLVSASKAEISKRYGFIYVDRHDDGTGTLARSKKKSFGWYKEVIATNGASLKA, encoded by the coding sequence ATGAAAACATTCCCGCAGACGTTTCTTTGGGGCGGCGCCACCGCTGCAAACCAGATTGAGGGCGCATATCTGGAGGAGGGGAAAGGACTGTCCACCTCCGATGTGCAGCCGCACGGCGTGTTTGGTGAGGTGGTTGAACGGGTGGAGGGTGACAGCGCGCTGAAAGATGTGGCTATCGATTTCTACCATCGCTACCCGGAAGATATCGCACTGTTCGCTGAAATGGGCTTTAACTGCCTGCGCGTGTCCATTGCCTGGACGCGTATCTATCCGAACGGCGACGACGCGCAGCCGAATGAGGCCGGGCTGGCCTTCTACGACAAACTGTTTGATGAAATGGCAAAATACAACATCACGCCGCTGGTGACGCTGTCGCACTATGAAATGCCGTGGGCGCTGGTAAAAAACTACGGCGGCTGGGGCAACCGTCAGGTGATTGGCTTCTTTGAGCGCTATGCACGTACCGTGTTTGAGCGCTATAAAGGCAAAGTGAAGCTGTGGCTGACCTTTAACGAAATCAACATGTCGCTGCATGCGCCAATGACCGGGGTCGGCCTGCCGACGGGCAGTAGCAAAGGGGAGGTGTACCAGGCCATCCATCATCAGCTGGTGGCTAGCGCGCTCGCGGTCAAAGCCTGCCATGAGATCGTGCTGGAAGGTAAAATCGGCAATATGTTGCTGGGCGGACTGGTGTATCCGCTGAGCTGTAAACCGGAAGACGTCTTTAAAACATTGCAGGAAAATCGTAGCTGGATGTTCTTTGGTGACGTCCAATGCCGCGGCGCTTATCCGGGCTATATGCTGCGGGAATTGCGCGATAGCGGCATTACGCTGGCGATTACCGACGCCGACCGTGAAGCGCTGCGCTCCACCGTTGATTTCATCTCTTTCAGCTACTATATGACCGGCTGCGTCACCGCTGATGAAGCGTTGAATCAGAAGGCGCGCGGCAATATCCTCAACATGGTGCCAAACCCTCATCTGGCCAGCTCGGAGTGGGGCTGGCAGATCGACCCGCTAGGCCTGCGCACGCTGCTGAACGTGCTGTGGGATCGTTATCAAAAACCGCTGTTCATCGTGGAAAATGGCCTGGGGGCGAAGGATAGCGTGGACGCCGACGGCAGTATTCATGATGACTACCGCATTAGCTACCTGAACGATCATCTGGTGCAGGCGCGCGAAGCGATTGAAGACGGCGTTGAGCTGATGGGCTTTACCAGTTGGGGGCCTATCGATCTGGTTAGCGCGTCAAAAGCGGAAATATCTAAACGCTATGGCTTTATTTACGTCGACCGCCATGATGATGGTACGGGCACGCTGGCGCGCAGTAAGAAAAAAAGCTTTGGCTGGTATAAAGAGGTGATTGCGACCAACGGCGCGAGCTTGAAAGCGTAA
- a CDS encoding class I SAM-dependent methyltransferase, which translates to MSQNIYDDPQFFAGYATLDRSVKGLDGAPEWPAIQDMLPSLAGLRVVDLGCGYGWFCRWARDQGAAKATGYDLSSLMLERAREMTDGADIEYRCEDLQTLTLAANSCDMVYSSLALHYLPHITPLLTCVYQALTPGGTLLFSAEHPIYTAPLKQGWQEDEQGQKSWPVSHYQQEGERISNWFADGVKKQHRTLGSWINALVAAGFVIEYLNEWGPTAAQIAVNPALGEEKERPMIFILRARKPA; encoded by the coding sequence ATGAGTCAGAATATTTACGACGACCCGCAGTTTTTTGCCGGTTATGCCACGCTCGACCGTTCGGTCAAGGGGCTGGACGGCGCGCCGGAATGGCCCGCGATACAGGATATGCTGCCGTCGCTCGCCGGTTTACGGGTTGTCGATCTCGGCTGCGGCTACGGCTGGTTTTGCCGCTGGGCGCGCGATCAGGGCGCCGCTAAGGCCACCGGATACGATCTCTCCAGCCTTATGCTGGAGCGGGCGCGGGAGATGACCGACGGCGCAGACATTGAATACCGTTGTGAAGATTTGCAGACCCTCACGCTTGCCGCTAACAGCTGCGATATGGTGTACAGCTCGCTGGCGCTGCACTATTTGCCTCATATTACCCCGCTGCTCACCTGCGTTTATCAGGCTCTGACGCCGGGTGGTACACTGCTATTTTCCGCAGAACACCCTATCTATACCGCCCCGCTCAAGCAAGGTTGGCAGGAAGATGAACAGGGGCAGAAAAGCTGGCCGGTTAGCCATTATCAGCAGGAAGGCGAGCGTATCAGCAATTGGTTTGCCGACGGCGTGAAGAAGCAGCACCGGACGCTTGGCAGTTGGATCAACGCGCTGGTGGCCGCCGGATTTGTGATTGAATACCTGAATGAATGGGGACCAACGGCAGCGCAGATTGCCGTTAACCCAGCGCTGGGTGAAGAGAAAGAGCGGCCGATGATTTTTATTCTGCGCGCGCGTAAGCCAGCGTGA
- the mdtQ gene encoding multidrug resistance outer membrane protein MdtQ, giving the protein MNLTLKTRALSGLTLLLALAGCAPSHDIGNPMTPQMPASQVTTTLPAALKNGWPQSQWWQDYHDAQLNNLIRRALANAPDMQIAEQRIKLAEAQARMSKSALGPEVDFGADLERQKMSAEGLMGPFATDTDGNTGPWYTNGTFGLTAGWDLDLWGKNRAEVQARIGEVKAQVAELAQTRELLASSVARLYWQWQTEAAIHGVLEQVKSEQNTIVSVDTSLYEHGITDSAEGAENDINVGKTDQQLADVEGNMKEIEARLMALTNAQSQPLNLRPATLPAVASKMPSRLGYELLARRPDLQAAHWYIEASLSEIDAAKAAFYPDINLMAFLQQDALHLSDLFRHSANQMGVTAGLTLPIFDSGRLNANLDIASAQNGLSVAKYNKAVVDAVNQVAKTASQVETLMAKSQRQAQVEKDAMRVVNLAQARMNAGIIPGSKVSLAKLPVLQERINALRLHGQWLDASIQLTSALGGGYHVNEK; this is encoded by the coding sequence ATGAACCTGACTCTGAAAACACGCGCGCTGTCTGGCTTGACCCTGCTCCTCGCGCTGGCGGGCTGCGCCCCTTCGCATGATATTGGCAACCCGATGACGCCGCAGATGCCGGCTTCACAGGTGACAACGACCTTACCCGCGGCGCTGAAGAACGGCTGGCCGCAGAGTCAGTGGTGGCAAGACTATCATGATGCCCAGCTCAATAACTTGATTCGTCGCGCGTTGGCGAATGCTCCGGATATGCAGATTGCTGAACAGCGCATCAAGCTTGCGGAAGCGCAGGCGCGGATGTCGAAATCGGCGCTGGGGCCGGAAGTCGATTTCGGTGCCGATCTCGAACGACAGAAAATGTCGGCGGAAGGTCTGATGGGGCCGTTTGCTACCGATACCGACGGCAATACCGGCCCGTGGTACACCAACGGCACCTTTGGCCTGACCGCCGGTTGGGATCTTGACCTGTGGGGAAAAAACCGCGCCGAAGTGCAAGCACGCATTGGGGAAGTGAAGGCGCAGGTGGCCGAGCTGGCGCAGACCCGCGAGCTGCTGGCCAGCAGCGTGGCTCGTCTGTACTGGCAGTGGCAGACCGAAGCGGCCATTCACGGCGTGCTGGAGCAGGTAAAAAGCGAACAGAATACGATTGTCAGCGTTGACACCTCGTTGTATGAGCATGGCATCACCGACTCCGCTGAAGGGGCGGAAAACGACATTAACGTGGGTAAAACCGATCAGCAGCTGGCCGACGTTGAAGGCAATATGAAAGAGATTGAGGCCCGGCTTATGGCCTTAACCAACGCCCAGAGCCAGCCGCTGAACCTGCGTCCGGCTACGCTGCCCGCCGTGGCCAGCAAAATGCCGTCCCGGCTGGGCTATGAGCTGTTAGCCCGCCGTCCGGATCTGCAGGCCGCACACTGGTATATCGAGGCTTCGCTGAGCGAAATCGACGCGGCAAAAGCGGCGTTCTATCCCGATATCAATCTGATGGCGTTCCTGCAACAGGATGCGCTGCACTTAAGCGATCTGTTCCGCCACTCGGCGAATCAGATGGGCGTGACGGCCGGGCTGACGCTACCGATTTTTGACAGCGGCCGGTTAAACGCCAATCTGGATATCGCCAGCGCGCAGAATGGTCTGTCGGTGGCGAAATACAACAAAGCGGTGGTTGATGCGGTAAACCAGGTGGCAAAAACCGCCAGCCAGGTGGAAACGCTGATGGCGAAAAGCCAGCGGCAGGCGCAGGTGGAGAAAGACGCCATGCGGGTGGTTAACCTGGCGCAGGCGCGGATGAACGCCGGGATTATTCCGGGTTCGAAGGTCAGCCTGGCGAAGCTGCCGGTGCTACAGGAGCGTATTAATGCGTTACGCCTGCACGGCCAGTGGCTTGATGCCAGCATCCAGCTAACCTCGGCGCTGGGTGGCGGTTATCACGTCAACGAAAAGTAA
- a CDS encoding oligogalacturonate-specific porin KdgM family protein: MLALVSASASAVTIDLRHEYTDTSQGQKDRVLISHRFGNGFGFSVEAKTKSGGEHSDKAFNDVVDNGDEYVVSYQFNAMPNIAIQPGFALETSSSKAIYKPYIRGQYNFEGGFYIAARYRYEYARDTSADKDDEHINRGDLWLGYKTGPWAFEGNYLYKKSQDYNRYDNGKDDYELDFKVAYSIDKNWKPYAQIGNVSVSSTEEDRQTRYRVGVQYSF; encoded by the coding sequence ATGCTGGCGCTGGTTAGCGCATCGGCAAGTGCGGTTACCATTGACCTGCGCCATGAATATACCGACACCTCGCAGGGCCAGAAAGACAGGGTGCTGATCTCTCATCGTTTTGGTAACGGCTTTGGCTTCTCGGTGGAGGCCAAAACCAAGTCGGGCGGCGAGCATTCGGATAAAGCCTTTAATGATGTTGTTGATAATGGCGATGAATATGTCGTTAGCTATCAGTTTAACGCCATGCCGAATATTGCGATTCAACCCGGCTTTGCGTTGGAAACATCGTCATCGAAGGCGATCTATAAACCCTATATTCGAGGGCAGTATAATTTCGAAGGCGGTTTTTATATTGCGGCCCGCTATCGCTATGAATATGCCCGTGATACCTCGGCGGATAAAGACGATGAGCATATTAACCGTGGCGATCTGTGGCTAGGCTATAAAACCGGGCCGTGGGCGTTTGAGGGCAATTATCTGTATAAAAAGAGCCAGGATTATAATCGCTATGACAACGGAAAAGACGATTACGAACTGGATTTCAAAGTGGCCTACAGCATTGATAAAAACTGGAAGCCCTATGCGCAAATTGGCAACGTCTCCGTCAGCAGCACCGAGGAAGACCGCCAGACGCGTTACCGCGTAGGGGTTCAATACTCCTTCTGA
- a CDS encoding DedA family protein, which produces MDINNLISHYGYAALIIGSMAEGETITLLGGVAAHQGLLKFPLVVISVALGGMIGDQVLYLLGRKFGGRLLRRFSRHRARIRKAQRLIKNHPYLFVIGTRFMYGFRVIGPLLIGASGLPPKIFLPLNIFGAVVWALLFTTLGYLGGEAIGPWLHHLDKHLKHLIWLALAIVLVVAARWWFKRREAKKPQE; this is translated from the coding sequence ATGGATATCAATAACCTGATTTCCCATTATGGCTACGCCGCGTTAATTATCGGCAGCATGGCGGAAGGCGAAACGATTACGCTGCTAGGCGGTGTGGCTGCCCATCAGGGGCTGCTGAAATTTCCGCTGGTGGTGATCTCCGTGGCGCTGGGCGGCATGATTGGCGATCAGGTGCTGTATCTGTTGGGCAGAAAGTTCGGCGGGCGACTGCTGAGGCGCTTCTCGCGCCACCGGGCACGAATTCGTAAGGCGCAGAGGCTGATTAAGAACCACCCCTATCTGTTCGTGATCGGTACCCGCTTTATGTACGGCTTTCGCGTCATCGGCCCGCTGCTGATTGGCGCCAGCGGCCTGCCTCCGAAAATTTTTCTGCCGCTGAATATCTTTGGCGCAGTGGTGTGGGCGCTGCTGTTTACGACCCTTGGTTATCTGGGTGGCGAGGCAATAGGCCCGTGGCTTCACCATCTTGATAAACACCTGAAGCATCTCATCTGGCTGGCGCTGGCGATTGTGCTGGTGGTCGCCGCACGCTGGTGGTTCAAACGGCGTGAGGCGAAAAAGCCGCAGGAATAA
- a CDS encoding Yip1 family protein yields the protein MNHVWGLFSHPDKEMHVIRSENETVSHHYVHHVLVMAAIPVVCAFIGTTQLGWNFGDGNVVRLSLMTGLGMAVLFYALMLVGVAVMGRVIWWMARNYPQRPSLKRCMVFAGYVATPIFLSGIVALYPLVWLCALVGTVALFYTGYLLYVGIPTFLNIDREEGLSFASSTLAIGVLVLEVLLALTVVLWGYGYRLF from the coding sequence ATGAACCATGTATGGGGACTGTTCTCCCACCCTGATAAAGAAATGCATGTTATCCGTAGCGAGAACGAAACCGTTTCTCACCACTACGTGCATCATGTGCTGGTCATGGCGGCCATTCCAGTGGTCTGCGCGTTTATTGGCACCACTCAGCTGGGCTGGAATTTTGGCGACGGTAACGTGGTCCGGCTGTCGCTGATGACCGGCCTGGGCATGGCGGTACTGTTTTATGCGCTGATGCTGGTTGGCGTCGCGGTGATGGGGCGCGTTATCTGGTGGATGGCGCGCAACTATCCGCAACGTCCGTCGCTCAAGCGCTGTATGGTGTTTGCTGGCTACGTTGCGACGCCCATCTTCCTGAGCGGCATCGTGGCGCTCTACCCGCTGGTGTGGCTGTGTGCGCTGGTCGGTACGGTGGCGCTGTTCTACACCGGATATCTGCTGTACGTCGGCATTCCCACCTTCCTGAATATCGATAGAGAAGAGGGGCTCAGTTTTGCCAGTTCAACCCTCGCCATCGGCGTGCTGGTGCTGGAGGTGCTGCTGGCGCTGACCGTGGTGCTGTGGGGCTACGGCTACCGGCTGTTCTGA
- the pbpG gene encoding D-alanyl-D-alanine endopeptidase: MQKFRVSLLSLAFVLAVPFAPQASAKTAVSAVASQPEIASGSAMIVDLETNKVIYANQPDLVRPMASITKLMTAMVVLDAHLPLDEMLTVDISHTPEMKGIYSRVRLNSQISRKNMLLLALMSSENRAAASLAHHYPGGYDAFIRAMNAKAKALGMTRTRYVEPTGLSIHNVSTARDLTKLLIATKQYPLIGQLSTTKEDTATFARPAYTLPFRNTNHLVYRDNWSIQLTKTGFTNAAGHCLVMRTVMNKRPVAMVVMDAFGKYTHFADASRLRTWVETGKVMPVPAAALSYKKQKEAQVEGDIAKAQRSGQTTQDD; encoded by the coding sequence ATGCAGAAATTTCGCGTTTCCCTGCTCAGCCTTGCTTTCGTGCTGGCTGTGCCTTTTGCGCCTCAGGCGAGTGCTAAAACCGCCGTCTCCGCCGTGGCTTCGCAGCCGGAAATTGCCTCCGGTAGCGCGATGATTGTCGATCTTGAAACGAATAAAGTCATTTATGCCAACCAGCCCGATCTGGTGCGACCGATGGCGTCAATCACCAAGCTGATGACGGCGATGGTGGTGCTGGACGCACACCTGCCGCTGGATGAAATGCTGACTGTCGATATCAGCCACACGCCGGAGATGAAAGGGATCTACTCCCGCGTGCGCCTCAACAGCCAGATTAGCCGTAAAAATATGCTGCTGCTGGCGCTGATGTCCTCTGAGAACCGCGCCGCCGCGAGCCTCGCGCACCATTATCCGGGCGGCTATGATGCGTTTATCCGCGCCATGAATGCCAAAGCGAAGGCGCTGGGTATGACCCGCACCCGCTACGTTGAGCCGACGGGGTTGTCGATTCATAACGTCTCCACCGCGCGCGATCTGACGAAGCTGCTGATTGCCACCAAACAGTATCCGCTGATTGGTCAACTGAGCACGACGAAAGAAGACACCGCCACCTTTGCTCGTCCTGCCTATACGCTGCCGTTCCGCAACACCAACCATCTGGTGTATCGCGATAACTGGAGCATCCAGCTGACGAAAACCGGCTTTACTAATGCGGCAGGCCACTGCCTGGTGATGCGCACCGTCATGAACAAGCGCCCGGTGGCGATGGTGGTGATGGATGCGTTCGGCAAATATACCCACTTTGCCGACGCCAGCCGTCTGCGTACCTGGGTTGAAACCGGGAAGGTGATGCCGGTACCGGCCGCGGCCCTGAGCTATAAAAAGCAGAAAGAGGCCCAGGTGGAAGGCGACATCGCGAAAGCCCAGCGTAGCGGGCAGACCACCCAGGACGATTAA
- a CDS encoding GNAT family N-acetyltransferase, which produces MSTLDVTCNADIEIRNAQADDVQAIAALYAWHVLNGRASFEEVPPSIDEMQQRMLHIQEQGLPWLVALYRGEIVGYCYASPYRPRPAYRYTLEESIYIDTSMTAHGIGSRLLAALIAVCEQGPWRQMLAVIGDGNNNTGSLRLHKKHGFEVVGQLRSVGYKMGDWRDTVIMQRPLNDGDWTLPE; this is translated from the coding sequence ATGTCTACGCTTGATGTCACCTGCAACGCCGATATTGAAATCCGCAACGCGCAGGCCGACGATGTTCAGGCTATTGCCGCGCTGTATGCCTGGCACGTCCTCAATGGGCGCGCCTCATTTGAAGAAGTCCCGCCGTCCATCGATGAAATGCAGCAGCGGATGCTGCATATCCAGGAGCAGGGGCTTCCCTGGCTGGTGGCGCTCTATCGCGGTGAAATTGTCGGCTACTGCTATGCCAGCCCCTACCGCCCTCGCCCGGCCTATCGCTACACGCTGGAAGAGTCTATCTACATTGATACCAGCATGACCGCCCACGGTATCGGTAGCCGCCTGCTCGCGGCGCTGATTGCAGTATGCGAACAGGGCCCGTGGCGGCAAATGCTGGCGGTGATCGGCGACGGCAATAACAATACCGGCTCGCTGCGCCTGCATAAAAAACACGGTTTTGAAGTGGTCGGTCAGCTGCGAAGCGTCGGCTACAAGATGGGGGACTGGCGGGATACGGTTATTATGCAACGCCCACTCAACGATGGTGACTGGACGTTGCCGGAATAA
- the dld gene encoding D-lactate dehydrogenase: MAAQTTTDNNALINELSRLVGHAHLLTDPAKTARYRKGFRSGNGEALAVVFPGSLLELWRVLNACVNADKIILMQAANTGLTEGSTPSGNDYDRDIVIISTLRLDKLHLLDKGEQVLAWPGTTLYSLEKALKPLGREPHSVIGSSCIGASVIGGICNNSGGSLVQRGPAYTEMSLFARIDENGKLTLVNHLGIDLGTTPEQILSKLDDDRVKDSDVQHDGRHAHDHDYVNRVRDVNADTPARYNADPDRLFESSGCAGKLAVFAARLDTFPAEKRQQVFYIGTNQPDVLTEIRRHILAEFNNLPVAGEYMHRDIYDIAEQYGKDTFLMIDKLGTDKMPFFFTLKGRTDAMLEKVSLFKPHFTDRFMQKLGHAFPAHLPERMKTWRDKYEHHLLLKMSGDGIDEAKAWLVEYFKQAEGDFFVCTPEEGSKAFLHRFAAAGAAIRYQAVHADDVEDILALDIALRRNDTEWFEHLPPEIDSQLVHKLYYGHFMCHVFHQDYIVKKGVDAHALKEQMLALLRERGAQYPAEHNVGHLYEADDNLKRHYRENDPTNSMNPGIGKTSKLKNWGEKTDA; encoded by the coding sequence ATGGCTGCTCAAACCACAACCGATAATAATGCCCTGATTAACGAACTCTCCCGTCTGGTTGGTCACGCTCACCTGCTGACCGACCCGGCGAAAACCGCCCGCTATCGCAAGGGCTTCCGCTCCGGCAACGGCGAAGCGCTGGCCGTGGTCTTCCCCGGTTCGCTGCTGGAACTGTGGCGGGTGCTGAACGCCTGCGTCAATGCGGATAAAATTATTCTGATGCAGGCTGCTAACACCGGTCTGACCGAAGGTTCAACGCCTAGCGGCAACGACTACGATCGCGATATCGTGATTATCAGCACCCTGCGTCTCGATAAGCTGCACCTGCTGGACAAAGGCGAGCAGGTGCTGGCATGGCCGGGCACCACGCTCTATTCGCTGGAAAAAGCGCTCAAACCGTTGGGCCGCGAGCCACACTCGGTCATTGGTTCTTCCTGCATCGGGGCGTCGGTCATCGGCGGGATCTGCAACAACTCTGGCGGTTCTCTGGTCCAACGCGGCCCGGCCTATACCGAGATGTCGCTGTTTGCCCGCATTGACGAAAACGGCAAGCTGACGCTGGTTAACCATCTGGGTATCGATCTGGGCACAACGCCAGAGCAGATCCTCAGCAAGCTTGATGACGATCGCGTGAAGGACAGCGATGTACAGCACGACGGACGCCACGCTCACGATCACGACTACGTCAACCGCGTACGCGACGTCAACGCCGATACACCGGCACGCTATAATGCCGATCCGGACCGTCTGTTTGAGTCTTCCGGGTGTGCGGGCAAGCTGGCGGTTTTCGCCGCGCGTCTTGATACCTTCCCGGCAGAAAAACGCCAGCAGGTATTCTACATTGGCACCAACCAGCCGGATGTGCTGACCGAAATCCGCCGTCATATTCTCGCCGAGTTTAACAACCTGCCGGTGGCGGGCGAGTATATGCACCGCGATATCTACGATATTGCTGAGCAGTACGGCAAAGACACCTTCCTGATGATTGATAAGCTCGGCACCGACAAAATGCCGTTCTTCTTCACCCTGAAAGGCCGTACCGATGCCATGCTGGAAAAAGTGTCGCTGTTCAAACCGCACTTTACCGACCGCTTTATGCAGAAGCTGGGCCACGCGTTCCCGGCGCACCTGCCGGAGCGCATGAAAACCTGGCGCGATAAGTACGAACATCATCTGCTGCTGAAAATGTCGGGCGACGGCATTGATGAAGCCAAGGCATGGCTGGTGGAATACTTTAAACAGGCCGAAGGTGATTTCTTCGTTTGTACGCCGGAAGAAGGCAGTAAAGCGTTCCTGCACCGCTTCGCCGCGGCAGGCGCGGCTATTCGCTACCAGGCGGTGCACGCCGACGACGTTGAGGATATCCTGGCGCTGGATATCGCGCTGCGTCGTAACGACACCGAGTGGTTTGAGCATTTACCGCCGGAGATCGATAGCCAACTGGTGCATAAGCTCTACTACGGCCACTTTATGTGCCACGTTTTCCATCAGGATTATATTGTCAAAAAAGGCGTCGATGCCCACGCGCTAAAAGAACAAATGCTGGCACTGCTGCGCGAGCGCGGCGCACAGTATCCGGCGGAGCATAACGTTGGCCATCTGTACGAAGCCGATGACAATCTCAAACGCCACTATCGCGAAAACGATCCGACCAATAGTATGAACCCGGGGATCGGTAAAACCAGCAAGTTGAAAAACTGGGGCGAAAAAACCGACGCATGA